In Trichomycterus rosablanca isolate fTriRos1 chromosome 4, fTriRos1.hap1, whole genome shotgun sequence, one DNA window encodes the following:
- the LOC134311757 gene encoding uncharacterized protein LOC134311757, with product MQRRLTTQQALELILSNTNPCDSDGEDIVLQPDSDSELSSDEETPPLPKKRARLASEPTETAKDGTVWREVQVGKRLHFTPIEPYPTDGEPRAKARRSVRSRLQSFLCFITLDMLRSIQEWTTQHARHTEQVDWFMDLPELMAFISVIILRGVTKVPSLRDSWSANLANPRIIATMARNRFQDIMQHLRFDDMFTRSERAETDKFAAISDVWRSFVTNCIASYNPGRHITIDEQLFPSKTRCCFLQYIATKPDKFGIKFWVACDLKSKYICNVLPYLGKDPSRPSRERLSETVVMRLMEPFMDKGRTVTTDNFFTSLSLAQRLLSRKTTILGTVNKSRREIPQSTRQMDRTEFTTQVFSTTGATLTVYAPKRKKAVYILSSMHSVVETEDTNKRKPNTVTQYNHTKCGVDVMDQMVREYSVRAGTRRWPVAVFYNMIDMAALNAHVLYQACTGVQERRVDFLVELAKELGDSHVSEKKARKEKLLRQQPSTPSPGKRAKCQVNHRCTNNCATERCVDCYKYTCGKCTRDIPRQCQVCSDSADRLLSEC from the exons atgcagAGAAGGCTCACCACTCAACAGGCATTGGAACTGATCCTGAGCAACACCAACCCTTGTGACTCAGATGGAGAAGACATAGTCCTTCAACCGGATTCGGACTCTGAGCTGTCTTCAG ATGAGGAGACTCCTCCTCTACCAAAAAAGAGAGCTCGGTTGGCGAGTGAGCCGACAGAGACCGCAAAAGATGGCACAGTGTGGCGTGAAGTACAAGTGGGGAAACGTCTCCATTTCACCCCAATAGAACCGTACCCTACAGATGGAGAGCCAAGGGCTAAGGCCAGACGAAGTGTCCGGAGTCGCCTTCAGAGCTTCCTCTGTTTTATCACTCTTGACATGCTTCGTAGCATTCAAGAATGGACTACTCAACATGCACGTCACACAGAGCAGGTGGATTGGTTCATGGATCTCCCGGAACTAATGGCATTTATTTCAGTCATTATCTTGCGGGGGGTGACCAAGGTTCCATCACTACGTGACAGCTGGTCAGCAAACCTGGCAAACCCAAGGATCATTGCAACTATGGCCCGAAACCGCTTCCAAGACATCATGCAACACCTACGCTTTGATGACATGTTCACACGCAGTGAGCGAGCGGAGACCGATAAGTTTGCTGCAATCTCCGATGTGTGGAGATCGTTTGTCACCAACTGCATCGCATCCTACAACCCTGGTCGACACATCACTATTGATGAACAGCTTTTCCCGTCAAAGACTCGCTGCTGTTTTCTGCAATACATTGCAACAAAACCAGACAAGTTTGGCATCAAGTTTTGGGTGGCTTGCGACTTGAAATCaaagtacatctgtaatgtcctCCCATATCTTGGCAAGGACCCCAGTCGTCCCAGCAGGGAGAGACTGTCCGAAACTGTAGTGATGAGGCTGATGGAACCATTCATGGACAAGGGCAGAACTGTAACCACGGACAATTTCTTTACATCATTGTCACTTGCACAACGACTGCTTAGCCGGAAAACCACTATCCTCGGCACAGTCAACAAGAGTCGCCGGGAAATTCCTCAATCCACTAGACAGATGGACCGCACTGAATTCACCACTCAGGTGTTTTCAACCACTGGTGCCACACTGACAGTGTATGCACCCAAACGAAAGAAGGCCGTCTACATTCTCAGCAGCATGCACAGCGTGGTTGAGACTGAGGATACCAACAAAAGGAAGCCAAACACGGtcacacaatacaaccacacaaAGTGCGGTGTGGATGTAATGGACCAAATGGTGCGGGAGTACAGCGTGCGTGCAGGAACACGGAGATGGCCAGTCGCCGTGTTCTACAACATGATTGACATGGCAGCACTGAATGCGCATGTTCTTTATCAGGCATGCACTGGGGTGCAGGAGAGACGGGTGGACTTCCTGGTTGAGCTTGCAAAAGAGTTAGGTGACTCTCATGTGAGTGAAAAGAAGGCACGCAAGGAGAAACTCCTTCGGCAACAACCTTCCACACCCAGCCCTGGCAAAAGGGCGAAGTGTCAGGTCAACCATCGATGCACGAACAATTGTGCAACTGAGAGATGTGTTGACTGCTACAAATACACGTGTGGCAAATGTACCAGGGACATACCCAGGCAGTGCCAGGTATGTTCCGACAGTGCAGACAGACTGCTGAGTGAGTGCTGA